The following proteins are encoded in a genomic region of Gemmatimonadales bacterium:
- the dprA gene encoding DNA-processing protein DprA, with amino-acid sequence MGIEPALLHPDDPEFPLELLRLKRPPKLLYVLGDATVLREPMVAIVGSREPSAYGIKVAYEAAYECAKAGLVVVSGMARGLDARAHRGALDAGGKTVAVLGCGIDRIYPVENRSLLEAVPHHGCLVSEYGPGVRATRFTFPERNRLIAGLAKCLLVVEGRAKGGTSNTVWWTQSLEKRIFAVPGRINELVAEGPNLLLHQGAGVYLSPRDLLAEYKIAWSGPAPDESATGMNAPGAELVRAELSGAEATVFDVITPEPAHVDHIAERAQLEAGLLLAALSSLELQGLVRQLPGKHFALAS; translated from the coding sequence ATGGGGATTGAACCCGCGCTGCTCCATCCGGACGATCCCGAGTTCCCGCTCGAGCTGCTACGCCTGAAGCGGCCGCCGAAGCTGCTCTACGTCCTGGGTGACGCGACGGTCCTTCGTGAGCCGATGGTCGCCATCGTCGGAAGCCGGGAGCCGAGCGCCTATGGCATCAAGGTGGCCTACGAGGCGGCGTACGAGTGCGCCAAGGCGGGGCTCGTCGTGGTGAGCGGCATGGCGCGCGGGCTCGACGCGCGGGCGCATCGTGGCGCGCTCGACGCGGGCGGGAAGACCGTCGCCGTGCTGGGCTGCGGCATCGATCGTATCTATCCGGTGGAGAATCGGTCGCTGCTCGAGGCCGTGCCGCACCACGGGTGTCTGGTCTCGGAGTACGGGCCCGGCGTCCGCGCGACCCGGTTCACATTCCCGGAACGCAACCGGCTCATCGCGGGGCTGGCGAAGTGCCTGCTGGTCGTCGAGGGCCGCGCCAAGGGAGGCACCAGCAACACGGTGTGGTGGACGCAGAGCCTGGAGAAGCGGATCTTCGCCGTGCCCGGCCGGATCAACGAGCTGGTCGCTGAGGGGCCGAACCTGCTGCTCCATCAGGGCGCGGGCGTCTACCTCTCGCCGCGAGACCTTCTGGCCGAGTACAAGATCGCATGGAGCGGTCCGGCCCCCGACGAGTCGGCGACCGGGATGAACGCGCCGGGCGCCGAGCTCGTGCGGGCCGAGCTCTCCGGCGCCGAGGCGACGGTGTTCGATGTGATCACGCCGGAGCCGGCGCACGTGGACCACATCGCCGAGCGCGCGCAGCTCGAGGCCGGCCTCCTGCTCGCGGCCCTGTCGTCGCTCGAGCTCCAGGGGCTGGTCCGCCAACTCCCGGGCAAGCATTTCGCCCTGGCGTCGTGA
- the hemW gene encoding radical SAM family heme chaperone HemW, with protein MNAEHVYVHVPFCARRCTYCDFSIAVRRRVPVEEYLAALAREVERAGMPEAPRTVYLGGGTPSLLGGAGLSQIASLLGRRGDLDEFTVEANPDDVTPEAAGAWAAAGVTRLSIGAQSFDDRVLAWMHRTHDAAAIARAVKTARAAGVRDISLDLIFALPESLGRDFSRDLAAAVACEPDHISLYGLTIEPGTALARQEQRGALVGAAEPRYEEEYLEAHATLEAAGYRFYEVSNAARPGKEAVHNRAYWRLAPYLGLGPSAHSFDGTSRWWNEAAYARWQRLVAQGESPIAGGELLSEPQRRLEQRYLGLRTSDGIAVTEALALTVGRWIESGWAEWLGAGEPDAAARGRARLTPRGWLRLDALVASL; from the coding sequence GTGAACGCCGAGCACGTCTACGTACACGTCCCCTTCTGCGCGCGTCGCTGCACCTACTGCGACTTCAGCATCGCCGTGCGCCGGCGGGTGCCGGTCGAGGAATACCTGGCGGCGCTCGCGCGGGAAGTGGAGCGGGCGGGCATGCCCGAGGCGCCACGCACCGTGTACCTCGGGGGCGGCACCCCGTCGCTGCTCGGCGGAGCCGGCCTCTCCCAGATCGCTTCGCTGCTCGGCAGGCGCGGAGATCTGGACGAGTTCACCGTCGAGGCCAACCCGGACGACGTGACCCCGGAGGCCGCGGGCGCGTGGGCGGCGGCGGGCGTGACGCGTCTCTCCATCGGGGCGCAGTCGTTCGACGACCGGGTTCTCGCCTGGATGCATCGTACCCACGACGCGGCGGCGATCGCCCGGGCCGTGAAGACGGCCCGTGCCGCGGGCGTCCGGGACATCTCGCTGGACCTCATCTTCGCGCTTCCCGAGTCCCTCGGCCGAGACTTCTCGCGGGACCTGGCTGCGGCGGTCGCGTGCGAGCCCGACCACATCTCCCTGTACGGCCTCACGATCGAGCCCGGCACTGCGCTCGCCCGGCAGGAGCAGCGTGGCGCGCTCGTCGGCGCGGCCGAGCCGCGCTATGAAGAGGAGTATCTTGAGGCGCACGCCACGCTCGAAGCGGCAGGGTATCGCTTCTACGAGGTGTCGAACGCGGCGAGGCCCGGGAAAGAGGCGGTGCACAATCGTGCCTATTGGCGGTTGGCGCCATACCTCGGCTTGGGGCCCTCCGCGCACAGCTTCGACGGGACGTCGCGATGGTGGAACGAGGCGGCTTACGCGCGGTGGCAGCGGCTGGTCGCACAGGGAGAGAGCCCCATCGCTGGGGGGGAGCTACTCAGCGAGCCCCAGCGCCGCCTGGAACAGCGCTATCTTGGGCTGCGTACGAGTGATGGGATCGCGGTCACCGAGGCGCTCGCGCTAACGGTCGGGCGATGGATCGAGAGCGGCTGGGCCGAGTGGCTGGGTGCCGGGGAGCCGGACGCCGCGGCGCGAGGTCGGGCGCGCCTCACGCCGCGAGGCTGGCTGCGGCTGGACGCCCTAGTGGCGTCCCTCTAG
- the hrcA gene encoding heat-inducible transcriptional repressor HrcA, which yields MSPDILTDRERKVLEAVVQSYVETAEPVGSRVLARRFGLGVSAATIRNAMSDLEDKGYLFHPHTSAGRVPTDRAYRLYVDGLMHLPRPSRHDQDAIREGLTTEGSAVHAILRRAAEVLGVLTQELGVAVVPSLDGAVLERLDLVTISSDRLLLVLALKSGVVRTIFVEVPGTLHPEAVATVAVVLNDRLAGLTLGELRRTLPDRLRDSAVTAAEGELLDIFLSTGEHIFDVPAGEAGDVVLGHTSVLADQPEFQSGPKMRQLIELTEQRDVLKQVLGQRANAVGLTITIGGENENRSLSNLTLVTSPYRAGSLQGVIGVLGPTRMPYVKIVALVEHTSKMVSDLLR from the coding sequence ATGTCGCCGGACATCCTGACCGATCGAGAGCGCAAGGTTCTGGAGGCGGTCGTCCAGAGCTACGTGGAGACCGCCGAGCCGGTGGGCAGTCGGGTCCTCGCCCGGCGGTTCGGTCTCGGCGTGTCCGCCGCGACCATCCGGAACGCGATGAGCGACCTGGAAGACAAGGGGTACCTGTTCCATCCGCACACCTCCGCCGGCCGGGTCCCCACCGATCGCGCCTATCGCCTGTATGTGGACGGCCTCATGCACCTGCCGCGCCCGTCTCGGCACGACCAGGATGCGATCCGGGAAGGCCTTACCACGGAGGGCTCGGCGGTGCACGCGATCCTGCGCCGCGCGGCGGAGGTGCTCGGCGTCCTCACTCAGGAGCTCGGCGTCGCCGTCGTGCCGTCGCTCGACGGCGCGGTGCTCGAGCGGCTGGACCTCGTCACGATCTCGAGCGACCGGCTCCTCTTGGTACTCGCTCTGAAGAGCGGCGTGGTGCGGACGATCTTCGTGGAGGTTCCGGGCACGCTCCACCCGGAGGCCGTCGCGACCGTCGCCGTGGTGCTCAACGACCGGCTGGCGGGTCTCACGCTGGGTGAGCTACGGCGGACGCTTCCCGACCGATTGCGCGACAGCGCCGTGACCGCGGCCGAGGGCGAGCTGCTCGACATCTTCCTGTCCACCGGCGAGCATATCTTCGACGTGCCGGCCGGCGAGGCGGGCGACGTCGTGCTTGGCCACACCTCGGTGCTCGCCGACCAGCCCGAGTTCCAGAGCGGCCCCAAGATGCGCCAGTTGATCGAGCTGACGGAGCAGCGCGACGTGCTCAAGCAGGTGCTGGGCCAGCGCGCCAACGCCGTCGGTCTCACGATCACCATCGGCGGCGAGAACGAGAACCGCAGCCTGTCCAACCTCACGCTCGTCACATCACCCTACCGGGCCGGCTCGCTCCAGGGCGTGATCGGCGTCCTCGGCCCGACGCGGATGCCCTACGTGAAGATCGTGGCGCTGGTCGAGCACACCTCCAAGATGGTGAGCGACCTGCTGCGATGA
- the dnaJ gene encoding molecular chaperone DnaJ — MTDYYSLLEVPRDAAEAVIKRAYRKLAMQYHPDRNNGDKDSEARFKEITEAYEVLRDPGKRSIYDHYGEAGLKGRAGQAQGFHAFDLSEALNIFMRDFGGFSGFEELFGGGRQGGPSERRGNDLRAAVSLGLDDVARGTKKTLRYQVLVPCEACAGSGAKRGTSPRTCGTCGGAGQVRRAQRSVFGQFVTVGPCPTCAGEGRIIAVRCDICRGDGRTRVDRTVNVDVPPGVSSENYITMRGQGHAGPRGGTAGDLIVMLEVEDDPRFVRHGDDLVYDLPLSFSQAALGADVVVPTPWGDEPVKVSPGTQAGTTMRLKGRGLPHLGSASKGDVHVRVGIWTPERLTPELERVFRELAKHEGEAPASRDGRSFWDRMKEALGA; from the coding sequence ATGACCGACTACTACTCGCTCCTCGAAGTCCCCCGCGACGCCGCCGAGGCGGTGATCAAGCGCGCCTACCGCAAGCTCGCCATGCAGTACCACCCCGACCGCAACAACGGCGACAAGGACTCGGAGGCGCGCTTCAAGGAGATCACCGAGGCGTACGAGGTCCTTCGTGATCCCGGGAAGCGGAGCATCTACGACCACTACGGAGAGGCCGGCCTCAAGGGCCGGGCGGGACAGGCACAGGGCTTTCACGCGTTCGACCTTTCCGAGGCGCTCAACATCTTCATGCGCGACTTCGGCGGGTTCAGCGGCTTCGAAGAGCTGTTCGGCGGCGGCCGGCAGGGCGGCCCTTCGGAACGGCGCGGGAACGACCTGCGCGCGGCCGTGTCCCTCGGGTTGGACGACGTCGCGCGCGGCACCAAGAAGACGCTGCGCTACCAGGTGCTGGTGCCGTGCGAAGCGTGCGCGGGATCGGGCGCCAAGCGTGGGACCAGCCCCAGGACCTGCGGGACGTGCGGCGGGGCCGGGCAGGTGCGGCGGGCGCAGCGCTCGGTGTTCGGGCAGTTCGTGACGGTGGGGCCTTGTCCGACCTGCGCCGGCGAGGGCCGCATCATCGCGGTCAGGTGCGACATCTGCCGGGGCGACGGCCGCACCCGGGTAGACCGCACCGTGAACGTGGACGTGCCGCCCGGCGTCTCGTCGGAGAACTACATCACCATGCGCGGCCAGGGCCATGCCGGGCCGCGCGGAGGCACGGCCGGCGATCTCATCGTGATGCTCGAGGTCGAGGACGACCCGCGCTTCGTTCGTCACGGCGACGACCTCGTCTACGACCTGCCGCTGTCGTTCAGCCAGGCGGCGCTCGGGGCCGACGTCGTGGTTCCAACGCCTTGGGGCGACGAGCCGGTCAAGGTGAGCCCCGGCACGCAGGCGGGCACCACCATGAGGCTCAAGGGTCGCGGGCTGCCGCACCTCGGCTCTGCTTCGAAGGGCGACGTGCACGTGCGGGTGGGGATCTGGACCCCCGAGCGCCTCACGCCGGAGCTCGAGCGCGTCTTCCGCGAGCTTGCGAAGCATGAGGGCGAGGCGCCCGCGAGCCGCGACGGACGGTCATTCTGGGACCGTATGAAGGAGGCCTTGGGCGCGTGA
- a CDS encoding RsmE family RNA methyltransferase, producing the protein MSTRTAPAPAPAVIVFARGPFVAGGVVILDDEESHHLRVRRVGDGAAVRLIDGRGGVATARLALDRDLVAARVIAATVVPAPPVTEMFVGSGDRDRFLGLVEKATELGATRIIPLVTERSHQVATRFQAVHVEKAVRRARESLKQCGAAWVPSILSPAALSEAVRIPGPVPLKLVADAEGGPLPPIKEGDPVYWAIGPEGGFTPPELATLRSAGFKPVALGRATLRFDTAALAALALTAAARLGGGE; encoded by the coding sequence GTGAGCACGCGCACCGCACCGGCCCCGGCGCCCGCCGTCATCGTGTTCGCGCGCGGACCGTTCGTGGCGGGCGGCGTCGTGATCCTGGACGACGAGGAATCGCACCACCTGCGCGTCCGGCGGGTCGGAGACGGAGCGGCGGTGCGGCTCATCGATGGCCGGGGCGGCGTGGCGACGGCCCGGCTCGCGCTCGACCGTGACCTGGTCGCCGCGCGAGTCATTGCCGCGACGGTCGTGCCGGCGCCGCCGGTCACGGAAATGTTCGTAGGGTCCGGCGACCGCGACCGTTTTCTCGGCTTGGTGGAGAAGGCGACCGAGCTGGGCGCTACGCGGATCATCCCCCTCGTCACCGAGCGCTCCCATCAGGTGGCGACCCGTTTCCAGGCGGTGCACGTGGAGAAGGCCGTGCGCCGCGCGAGGGAGTCGCTCAAGCAGTGCGGCGCGGCCTGGGTCCCCTCGATCCTGTCGCCGGCAGCGCTCAGCGAGGCCGTGCGCATCCCCGGCCCGGTTCCGCTCAAACTGGTTGCGGACGCCGAAGGCGGGCCACTGCCGCCGATCAAGGAGGGCGACCCAGTGTACTGGGCCATTGGACCCGAAGGGGGATTCACACCTCCCGAGCTCGCGACGCTGCGCTCCGCGGGCTTCAAGCCGGTCGCGCTGGGCAGGGCAACCCTGCGCTTCGACACCGCCGCCCTCGCCGCCCTGGCTCTGACGGCCGCCGCCCGCCTCGGGGGTGGCGAATAG
- a CDS encoding histidine triad nucleotide-binding protein: MTDCMFCKIAKGETKADVVLQTPEAIAIRDINPQAPDHVLVIPNRHLESLNDTTDVPLLGSLMLLAKEVARKVMIDHGGYRVVLNVGAHGGQTVPHLHLHVLGGRRMKWPPG, translated from the coding sequence ATGACCGACTGCATGTTCTGCAAGATCGCCAAGGGCGAGACGAAGGCGGACGTCGTCCTCCAGACGCCGGAGGCGATCGCCATCCGGGACATCAACCCGCAGGCGCCGGACCACGTGCTCGTCATCCCCAACCGGCACCTCGAGTCTCTCAACGACACCACCGACGTGCCGCTGCTGGGCTCGCTCATGCTCCTTGCCAAGGAAGTGGCAAGGAAGGTGATGATCGACCACGGCGGCTATCGGGTCGTGCTGAATGTGGGGGCCCACGGCGGCCAGACGGTGCCGCACCTGCATCTGCACGTGCTGGGAGGGCGGCGGATGAAATGGCCGCCGGGGTAG
- the rpsU gene encoding 30S ribosomal protein S21 — MPEVIIHEDENFERALKRFKKKCEKAGILSDLRKHRHYEKPSERRKRKMNAARRKSRRTRSE; from the coding sequence ATGCCGGAAGTCATCATCCACGAGGATGAGAACTTCGAGCGCGCGCTGAAGCGCTTCAAGAAGAAGTGCGAGAAGGCGGGCATCCTCTCGGATCTGAGGAAGCACCGTCACTACGAGAAGCCCAGCGAACGCCGCAAGCGGAAGATGAACGCCGCCCGTCGAAAGAGCCGCCGCACCAGGAGTGAGTGA
- a CDS encoding GatB/YqeY domain-containing protein, with the protein MSDTLVEQIRAALNAARKDRDNARTLLYSTLLSDLKNRDIELGREVSEAESVEVVTP; encoded by the coding sequence GTGAGTGACACGCTCGTCGAGCAGATCCGCGCCGCGCTGAATGCGGCGCGCAAGGACCGCGACAACGCTCGGACGCTCCTCTACTCAACCCTCCTTTCGGACCTCAAGAACCGCGATATCGAGCTCGGCCGCGAAGTGAGCGAGGCCGAGTCGGTCGAGGTCGTGACGCCGTGA
- a CDS encoding GatB/YqeY domain-containing protein, with the protein MKAAIAAGAKDLGALMGKVMPQFKGRAEGRVINQIAREELAG; encoded by the coding sequence GTGAAGGCGGCGATCGCCGCCGGCGCGAAGGACCTTGGCGCCTTGATGGGGAAGGTGATGCCGCAGTTCAAGGGTCGCGCGGAAGGGCGGGTGATCAACCAGATCGCCCGCGAGGAGCTGGCCGGATAA
- the dnaG gene encoding DNA primase, with product MIAPELIEQIRDAADLVTLIGEHVELKRTGSDFRGPCPFHGGTHRNFSVVPKKQMYHCFVCHESGDVFTFWMKKFGLDYPTAVREIAGKVGIVVPDTRQAGPDPNEPLYSALGVAADWFARRLRESEGAATAREYLARRSIDDVVRDQYQLGYAPARGEEMLEAMRALGIEDGALKGAGLVMEREGAALVPRFRGRLIFPITDARGRVVGFGGRLLGDGEPKYLNSPETDVFHKGTLLYGLDRARGAIRSEGLAVVVEGYVDVIRLQAAGIGFAVAPLGTALTGEQARVLRRYAKSVALALDADSAGLRSTFRAGDELLRQGVAVSVVSLPQGEDPDTLVAKGGAEAFRALLGQAVDLFERKVQLLDRKGLFGSLEGRRRALDRLFPTIRAAADPITRGLYLARAAERSGVSKEVLEQEVERAERRNAGTTERRGSETPVPGGGDVPPFRRSVVPPDIPAERDLVHLMLADETWVDRVRRSVTVEEFRHPMLHEIAAALLAGTREPPSEDAVTAWERLARPREGKFDAEAAFNAAVAWIADRPRRERLVEIDRLMALAERDEQELLMGEKMKLLSAGGVRYGRKSMQPEREPRY from the coding sequence ATGATCGCCCCCGAGCTGATCGAGCAGATCCGCGATGCGGCCGACCTGGTGACCCTGATAGGCGAGCACGTCGAGCTCAAGCGCACCGGCTCCGACTTCCGCGGCCCGTGCCCCTTCCACGGCGGCACTCACCGCAACTTCTCCGTGGTGCCGAAGAAGCAGATGTACCACTGCTTCGTGTGCCACGAATCGGGGGACGTCTTCACCTTCTGGATGAAGAAGTTCGGGCTCGACTACCCGACCGCCGTCCGCGAGATCGCCGGCAAGGTGGGCATCGTAGTGCCCGACACCCGCCAGGCCGGGCCGGACCCTAACGAGCCGCTCTACTCCGCGCTCGGGGTCGCCGCCGACTGGTTCGCCCGGCGGTTGCGCGAGTCCGAGGGCGCCGCGACCGCGCGCGAGTACCTGGCGCGCCGGTCGATCGACGACGTGGTGCGCGACCAGTACCAGCTCGGCTACGCCCCCGCCCGCGGCGAGGAGATGCTGGAGGCGATGCGCGCCCTCGGCATAGAGGACGGCGCGCTCAAGGGCGCGGGGCTCGTGATGGAGCGGGAGGGCGCGGCACTCGTCCCACGCTTCCGCGGCCGCCTCATTTTCCCCATCACGGACGCGCGCGGCCGCGTGGTGGGCTTCGGCGGCAGGCTGCTGGGCGACGGCGAGCCCAAGTACCTCAACTCGCCCGAAACGGACGTCTTCCACAAGGGGACGCTGCTCTACGGACTCGACCGCGCCCGCGGCGCGATCCGCAGCGAAGGGCTGGCGGTCGTCGTGGAGGGGTACGTGGACGTCATCCGCCTGCAGGCCGCCGGGATCGGTTTCGCCGTCGCGCCGCTCGGCACCGCCCTCACCGGCGAGCAGGCCCGCGTGCTGCGGCGCTACGCCAAGAGCGTCGCGCTGGCCCTCGATGCCGACTCCGCCGGGCTCCGCTCCACTTTCCGCGCCGGCGACGAGTTACTGCGCCAGGGCGTCGCGGTCAGCGTGGTGTCGCTTCCCCAGGGCGAGGACCCCGACACCCTGGTGGCGAAGGGCGGCGCCGAGGCGTTCCGCGCGCTGCTTGGCCAGGCGGTGGACCTGTTCGAGCGCAAGGTCCAACTCCTCGACCGCAAGGGCCTCTTCGGCTCGCTCGAGGGGCGGAGGCGCGCTCTGGACCGCCTCTTCCCGACCATCCGCGCCGCCGCCGATCCGATCACGCGCGGCCTGTATCTGGCCCGCGCGGCGGAGCGGAGTGGGGTGTCCAAAGAAGTGCTGGAGCAGGAGGTGGAGCGCGCGGAACGGCGGAACGCCGGCACGACGGAACGAAGGGGCTCCGAGACGCCGGTGCCCGGCGGAGGCGACGTTCCGCCGTTCCGCCGTTCCGTCGTCCCCCCCGACATCCCCGCCGAGCGGGACCTCGTGCACCTGATGCTCGCTGATGAGACGTGGGTGGATCGGGTGCGGCGGTCCGTGACGGTCGAGGAGTTCAGGCACCCGATGCTGCACGAGATAGCGGCGGCACTCCTCGCCGGCACGCGAGAACCGCCATCGGAGGACGCGGTGACGGCCTGGGAGCGGCTCGCTCGGCCGCGCGAAGGCAAGTTCGACGCGGAGGCGGCTTTCAACGCGGCGGTCGCCTGGATCGCCGACCGCCCGCGGCGGGAGCGCCTGGTGGAGATCGACCGGCTCATGGCGCTAGCCGAACGGGACGAGCAGGAGTTGTTGATGGGCGAGAAGATGAAATTGCTTTCGGCGGGCGGCGTTCGGTACGGTCGCAAGTCGATGCAGCCGGAGAGGGAGCCGAGGTACTAA
- the recJ gene encoding single-stranded-DNA-specific exonuclease RecJ, which translates to MRRGETLARRWQVEPAPDDAVANRVAQGLGVPLPFARLLVQRGCSTPEAARRFLRPSREELHDPMLLPDMDTAVERLVQAVRGSEPVLVHGDYDVDGQCSTAIMTRLLAHAGGRPVPFLPHRIRDGYDLSEAGVKAAAAAGARVILTLDCGTTAVAPIAEARSLGMDVIVVDHHLPGPERPDAIAMVNPRRPESRYPFADLCGAGVAWKLAVALGRALGVAEGVPWHLVDLVALATVADLVPLAGENRALVRLGLKVMRSTRWLGLAALIREARLADQTLRAGHLGFLLGPRLNAAGRVGDANDGLRLLLTDDAEEAAKLAAQLERQNAERQALDQRTLEEALAVLESDYDPSRDVGVVLAREGWHPGVIGIVASRVVERISRPTFLVAFDGDVGKGSGRSVGRCDLHAALASCASHLDKWGGHRMAAGLTVRRDRLDAFRSAFNDACAAQVDPADLVPTQRVDAVLGLADLSAEMERLIRALEPTGLGNPGPVFGLEGVRLAGPPRPMGEKHVRFTLTDGTRSLRTVAWNVRDEVEELVRSAKGPLRAAVRLERDTYMGRDMLEGRLVALTAA; encoded by the coding sequence ATGCGGAGGGGTGAGACCCTCGCGCGCCGCTGGCAGGTCGAGCCCGCTCCCGACGACGCGGTCGCGAACCGCGTAGCCCAGGGTCTCGGCGTGCCGCTCCCGTTCGCGCGGCTCCTCGTGCAGCGCGGCTGCTCCACGCCGGAAGCGGCGCGGCGCTTCCTGCGGCCTTCGCGCGAGGAACTCCACGATCCCATGCTCCTCCCCGACATGGACACCGCGGTGGAACGGCTTGTTCAGGCGGTCCGCGGGAGTGAGCCGGTGCTCGTGCACGGTGATTACGACGTGGACGGGCAGTGTTCGACGGCCATCATGACGCGGCTGCTGGCCCACGCGGGCGGGCGGCCGGTGCCGTTCCTCCCTCATCGGATCCGTGACGGCTACGACCTGTCCGAGGCCGGAGTGAAGGCAGCCGCCGCGGCCGGCGCGCGCGTCATCCTCACGCTCGACTGCGGCACGACGGCAGTAGCGCCGATAGCCGAGGCGCGTAGCCTTGGCATGGACGTGATAGTGGTGGACCACCACCTCCCCGGTCCGGAGCGCCCTGACGCCATCGCCATGGTGAATCCGCGCCGCCCCGAGAGCCGGTACCCCTTCGCCGATCTCTGCGGCGCCGGCGTGGCCTGGAAGCTCGCCGTCGCGCTGGGCCGCGCACTCGGCGTGGCCGAGGGCGTACCGTGGCACCTCGTGGACCTGGTCGCCCTCGCCACCGTGGCGGACCTGGTCCCGCTCGCCGGCGAGAACCGGGCGCTGGTGCGCCTCGGGCTCAAAGTCATGCGCTCCACCCGATGGCTGGGCCTGGCGGCGTTGATCCGCGAAGCCCGCCTCGCCGACCAGACGCTGCGCGCGGGACACCTGGGGTTCCTGCTCGGGCCGCGGCTCAATGCGGCGGGCCGCGTCGGCGACGCCAACGATGGCCTCCGGCTGCTCCTCACCGACGACGCCGAGGAGGCTGCGAAGCTCGCGGCACAGCTCGAGCGGCAGAACGCGGAGCGCCAGGCGCTCGACCAGCGCACCCTCGAGGAGGCGCTGGCCGTGCTGGAGTCCGACTACGACCCGTCACGCGACGTGGGAGTGGTGCTCGCGCGGGAGGGCTGGCATCCCGGGGTCATAGGGATCGTGGCCTCGCGCGTAGTGGAGCGCATCTCGCGGCCCACGTTCCTGGTGGCCTTTGACGGCGACGTGGGGAAGGGGTCGGGGCGGTCCGTCGGGCGGTGCGACCTGCACGCCGCGCTCGCCAGTTGCGCCTCTCACCTGGACAAGTGGGGCGGCCACCGCATGGCCGCCGGACTCACCGTGCGGCGCGACCGGCTCGACGCGTTCCGATCCGCGTTCAACGACGCGTGCGCCGCGCAGGTCGATCCCGCCGACCTCGTACCAACCCAGCGCGTGGACGCGGTGCTCGGGCTTGCGGACCTCTCCGCTGAGATGGAGCGGCTCATCCGCGCGCTGGAACCGACCGGCCTCGGCAACCCGGGGCCGGTGTTCGGACTCGAAGGCGTGCGGCTCGCGGGTCCGCCCAGGCCGATGGGCGAGAAGCACGTGCGGTTCACGCTCACCGACGGGACTCGCTCCCTGCGCACCGTGGCGTGGAACGTTCGCGACGAGGTCGAGGAGCTGGTGCGCTCGGCCAAGGGTCCGCTGCGCGCCGCGGTCCGCCTCGAACGCGACACCTATATGGGCCGGGATATGCTCGAAGGGCGCCTGGTCGCCCTGACGGCGGCCTAG
- the rsmD gene encoding 16S rRNA (guanine(966)-N(2))-methyltransferase RsmD, producing MRIAGGMWRSRRIESPADPRARPTTDRVREAWMNILADRLAGARVVDLFAGSGAMGLEALSRGAAGCDFVELYQNNLDALGRNIEKLSATGCRLFRADALRFAAKLEPRAYDIAFADPPYTTGHASRIAALFRERRFARILGVEHEIHEDVGEGEHRRYGSTILTFLEAPDPEP from the coding sequence GTGCGAATCGCCGGCGGGATGTGGCGGAGCCGGCGTATCGAGTCTCCCGCCGACCCGCGCGCTCGCCCCACGACCGACCGGGTACGCGAGGCGTGGATGAACATCCTCGCTGACCGGCTCGCCGGTGCGCGCGTGGTGGACCTCTTCGCCGGCTCGGGCGCGATGGGGCTCGAGGCGCTCTCCCGCGGCGCCGCCGGCTGCGACTTCGTCGAACTGTACCAGAACAACCTGGACGCGCTCGGCCGAAACATCGAGAAGCTCTCGGCTACCGGCTGCAGGTTGTTTCGAGCCGATGCCCTGCGCTTCGCCGCCAAGCTGGAGCCGCGCGCCTACGACATCGCCTTCGCCGACCCGCCCTACACCACCGGCCACGCGTCCCGGATCGCGGCCCTCTTCCGCGAGCGCCGGTTTGCACGCATTCTCGGCGTTGAGCACGAGATCCACGAGGACGTCGGTGAGGGCGAGCACCGCCGCTACGGCAGCACGATACTCACGTTCCTCGAGGCGCCCGACCCTGAACCCTGA